Part of the Calliopsis andreniformis isolate RMS-2024a chromosome 12, iyCalAndr_principal, whole genome shotgun sequence genome, CTTGTTTATGGTTTTGACAATGCATTACATCACAATTACAATCAACATCATTAACACTTTCACTTGATATACAGCAATCAACCAAACATCTATTGGAAGAGTATCTAACAGTTGCTGAAACTTCAGCTCTGTCATACAACTCATTCTCTATCCCTTTAATATCCTTTTCAGAGGGATAAGTATCATTTTCTATATGTATACTTTTACTTCTACATTTTTCTGAATCACAGCATAAAGTCTCTTTCATCCTATGCACATCCAAAAGCCTATCCACATCATGTTTCAATGTACTTTCCAAATCTGATAATGAGAATTGAAACATCTCTTGTAGAAGTCTTTCGGGACCTGCTTTGGTAGAAGACATCTTGTGTTCCCATCACTAAAAAAAACGAGCAATATTATATTTAGGATAATATAACTAatcaaaattaataatgaagaaataaacCATACAATGTACAAAAATGTACATGCACTAAAGCTAAACTGTAACTAAAGTCTTAAGCCTTAGAGAAGCTGAAAATGAATGAATCAAAATATAGTTCTAATTAATGAGTACAAGATCACTATATATCTCTTCTATAGAAAGATATATCTttattacacatatataaaaGTTTCTTTTTAGTACACATAAGTCCATTATACAAGAAATTCATAGAAAGCTTTCATCATCAAATGCTAGTAAATTCGTATATACAATGAAATCATTATATGCAAGGAATCAGAATGAGAgtatgtataataaaattacCATAAATCTTTACTCAAAACCTTGTATGTGTAGATATATCAATAGATACTTTTGTATTCTATGGTGTTATACCATAGATGCATACAAAATGAGTGCCCCAACAAACTAAAATCAGGGAGATAGCTTATTCAGAtaaaagattgtggaatgaattATTCATTAACCAGATTGAATACCATTGTTCAATACATGACTCAAATAAGATTTCTGCAGTTCGAGCTATACAACAACGAATAAACTAATACTTCAATGGGCATGCTTTAACTCACAGATGAACTTTAGAACTCATTAGAATTTTCTTAGAAATTTTAATGTTTTCTATAGAAATAGGAGTTCTACTAGTTAAAACACAGGACCTACTACATGACCTAACGAGTTAAGCAGATTAACGAGAATCACATATAAACATATTTTTCTTAATGTTATGAATAAATTTTTCAAACGATTCCATTAAACGCGATTGGTCGCCGCAGTTATTTACTAGAAAGAATAATCATCGGAGTAATAGGAAAAGTTGATAACACGAAAACCGTAATCAGTCATCACGGTCGTGATACAAggcgagaaaaagaaaaaaagaaatctaCGTACACATACATAGCGTGCATCCTAGTCGCAGAAATTATTTAGTATAATGCAGTACACCATAGCTTCCACCGCGAAACTGCGGAGCATTCTCGAGGATATTTGAAACGCGTACCATATTAAAAGGCATTACACTCGTTTATTTACGAGCATACGCTGTGCCCACGACAGAACGCGTTCCGTATAGATGTCCGTGCCTTGTATTCCGTCTTGTTGCACGCACACGTACACACACACACCCATAGCGACTGCACCTAACATTGTGTGCGATCTCATGAATGCTGGCCTACATGTATAAGCGCACACATCGGCGTACGAGCGAGCGCGCGCGGGGTATACGCGCACACACATGCAAAACAATGCACGTAACGAGGTTGTTCACGTAGGAAACGTCGCGCAGTGTCTCGTAACTCGTAACGTAGCCGAAATGCCTAGGCTGGATCGAAGGCAACGAGAGCGAGCGATCGAGAAGCTCAGACTCGTTTCACGAGGCAGCCAAACGACAGCAGCATATTTCACAGGAGCTGCACGACTAGAATGCACCAGTCCCCCGATTATCCGATCGTTTTGTAGCGTACTCACCGTCAGCGAGCGATCGACGAATTCCCGCAGATCCCTCATCGTGCTGATCACGTATCTCCGAATCGTCTCCACTACTCCACTTCACCGAACTTAACGCGCTACGGGCGGTCGAACGCGAACCCGTTCTACCCGCTGGGTATATATCTTTCTGGTTACTGTAACGCGTTTCCAAGGTTTCAATCGCACAGCCACCAGATCTCGCGAAACGCTGGAAAACTAGTCGCGACACGGTAATCACGGGGTCGCAGCCGCACAAATCGGCCGTGTCACTTCATATTTGCGAAAAAATTCTGTTTACATTCGCCCAGAGGGACcacgaataaatatatatacggGATACGCATTCTGAGTAAAATACGTGCGATCAATCGACAGTGGTGCCAACATGTCGACGATCGTGCGCCGAGAGAATCGAATAACCAGCCCGAGAACGATCAGGCGCGTTTGTTTCGCGATGCCGCGAGTTTCAGGACGCTTCGTAGGTTTTCGAGCTGATTTTTTCGTTGTTTTCAGTGGATTGGGTCATGCGGGAGGTAGGAAGACGCGGGTTTTGGAAGGTTTTAACTTCGCGACATTGGCTGACGTCACGCGAGACCTCAAGCGCCATCGCATTCTTGGAAATGTACGCGCAGGCTTCATTGTTGGACAGCGATTGAGAACGATAGGCGCCGTTTTTGAAACCAGAGTCCCGGGTTAGGTTCAGGGAACGAGATATTTGACACGTTCATCGTCGAGGAATCTCTCTGGATTTTTTATATCCTTTCGCTTGTGCATATTACTTCGAACAGGTATGTTTCATAATTTAATGATATGTTCATTAGTTTTCGTAAATACAGCTGTTTATTATCGATACATACGTAGCGTCAACAGTGATATAATGATCACATAACAAAATTTCAGTAACAATATCAAGTTTCTGTGTTTATTTCAATCGTATTATTCGACGATTGTTAATGGTAATAACATCGATGTACAATATTGAATAGTTCATCCGTAATAAATATTAAACGCTTCGGAAAGATTTTATTATTAGAGGCAGTGACGAGGTAAAGTAATATGTTCGATGATGAACTAACTTCGGTCTGTAAGTACAGAATAAATGTAACATATCTTGGCAAGAGatattataatataagtacagaaGACATGGAGTACTTTTAATAATCAAATTACAATTATGAatacattttaaaaattattgctCCCTtcgagaagcatataataataatatcgcgtaattttttagaaatatgtatatgtatatatatatttacaattatttgATCATATCCTACATAATATACAAATtgtttatatgtatacatatataattataaaaaataaacagaatagttgcAGTATAAAGGTAAAAtataattcgttttaaatgCAATTACCTCTGCTCATCGCTTACGTGATATTCAGTAAGGTTGCTTGGTCAAGCAAATGATGATCAGTGATGATTTTATAAGCGCTGACTTTTTTCAATTCATTCACATTAATAAGATTCAAtgagatttaaaaatataatctaaTCCACTCTTACTTATTTCATTTATTGCGTTTTAGCAAACAACAATCTTCCCCTAATCATTAACTTActagtaaaaaaatatatttattagtttttatatttttaatgtatctaAATATCGCAAAAGACAGGAAGAGGTTGTTTTAATAAGAAAAAGTTTTTCTCAATCTTCGCTAATTCATGATTTCTCTTCGGTCGTCAtctgtttattataaatgtTACTAACTAATCAGTAAGAAAAGAAAGATAACGGTCCAGAAgaaaagtttaaatatttaattaatacaGCGACGAattgctgttatatttatcttgcacTTCGCAACAAGGCGATTGATAAGTGCATTCTTTGGTTCTATAGTCACTTAATATAATTATTGCTATACGTACATATTTCATACAGTCATAATAAATACTTAAAAACAATATCGACAATATCTTCTTTTTAAATGCTGCTCGCAGTGTAACACAGAAAATAGTTGCCCAATAAGTGAATAGATAATATATAAATTCATGATTAAGGCCACAATAATAGAGTGAACTTTTTAACATGTATGATTACCAAAGAgaatatgaaaatattaaatgtaATTAACATTTTCCCACTTTATAATCCTTAAATAAAAGCTTTTATCAGTGCCAGGTTCTCGTCTTATATAAATGACAAATATTATTTCAGTATCAACACTATTTGCTATTACAAATAGGTTGTACTTCCGCGCTTGTACAGTCAAATCCTTCGAAAAATGCAAAATCGCCGAATACACGATAAAAAATCTTGAGATTCCCTTCTCAAAAGCTAACACTTAATCTTATAAAGTAATAACTTCTCGCATCAGTAACGTGGTCGCGACTAAAAGTGAGATTTATCATCGTTTTCATTTATCCTAAATACACTTATTATAAATATCTATTTTTGGATGAACAGCAGTttagtaaaataaaaaatcgtACTTTCTGACGTTTTTTAGGGTGCACACCCATCTCGTGTAATTTCAAGAAATGCCTGCGTGGGGTGCCCTCATCTAGCGGTCGAATACTTATTTGGTCGATTGTGAGATTACTCTACAATGaagtttaataaaaaatttataatcGCTTCGGAAAGCTTAAGTGCTTACTTAGTAATTTTGTTATTAAAATATGGAACACGCGCAAGGCACAGTACTCTCAAGCTATCACACGTGTTAGGATGAATCaacattctttttttctttcgatAATTAGATCATTTTAAATACAGAGTTAGCACCAGTCCAATCTTGTTAGAGTGAGCAAGTATCGTCCCTATAAATTGTGGCTTTTTTACAAGTCACATTCGTAGCTGCAAGAAAAGTCATTCGCGCGCTCCTTTCCTTGACTGAAAGTGTATAAAGATTTCTTATTTTAATTTGCAAAACATTATAATTAAGGTATCATTAACATTAATACCACTATAAAGTATTTCACTGAGAATCAACAACCATATCCTCGGTTATTTGCAATACTAAATACATTACTAAATATAATTCAAAGCTCGTaaataatatgaaaaaaatGTAAAAGCTGCACATGTATATATGGTAAAACTTGATTTCGACGTGTTACGtataaaaaagtatatatatatgtctTACTACATACCTATATGTATAACCAACtccataaaatattatacaatataaCACATTGTTTCCCTTTTGCACCAGAATATTCTCTGTACCAAACGTCTTAGTACTGCAAAACAGTATTAATCTAACTCTCACTGCAATAAAACAACCTCTTGCAAaatcatttctttttttttttctcgtaTTGTCTTTAAGTATTTTTTTACTACGATACCTAATGGTTAAATTTTGAAGCTTCGTATAAAATTATGGGGGGAAAGTTATACAGAGGCAACGTTAGCATTAGTATCGTCACTTGCAGAAGTAAATGTCGTTAATTCTTCTAAGATTAATAGGATGTTATTTAAAACTGTTAATTTCATATATTCATATCGTAGAGGTGTGGAGGGGCACCTACCACTGAAGGCATCTGACAACCTCGACGAACTAAAAGTCGTACGGATGGTCCACCGTTTCGTATAATTTCAATTGCCTCTGTGTGTGTCATATTTTTAGTATTAATTCCGTTTATTTCAATTATCTGATCTCCCAcctaaaaatatttattgaagTATAGATATTATCTCTTCAACTGACAcactattatattttaatagtaGCATGCTTACTCTTAAACGATTGTCAATCGAGGCAGGACCGTTTTCAGCAATTTGTAAAACAAATAGCGGCATATTTTGAAATTCACGTCCTCCACGAATACTAAACCCAAAACCTCGGGTTCCACGAGTTAATTCGACAGCGTGATATTGTCCTCCATCTCCGTCACAAGTTGATTCGTCctgtaataatttattttaaaccATTTGTATTCAACCAAAGACTACTTACTTTCATATCGAGCGAGCAATACCTTTTGAGACAGAGATGTATTACTACAACAATCGTCAAGAGGataaccaatcgtcaatgtAACTGAATACCCAGAGTCTTTGATTAAATTTACGATATCCTTATGACAGACATTGGTAATATCTACATGATTCACGGCAAGAATATGATCACCAACATTTAGCCGTCCACATCTTTCAGCAGGCGAACCCTCGATGATTCTACCAATCGTCGAGCCTGCTTTATTTACTGAAGAAATAATTACGAAACCAAAACCTTCGTTTTCCATTCTAGTGACTGTTACATCGTAAgggtattggagattcattTGTCTACTATATGGAGCTTGAAGATTTTCTGGAAGATGTTCTTGGGTATTGATTCTACGACGTATGCCTAACGTAACCCTGCCATTTTGAGCGGCTGCTATCATCAATTGGACAACGTGGTGATGGGATGAGTTCATTACACTTTCACCATCGACAGACATAATCAAGTCGCCAGTATTTAATCTGTTGTCCAAATCAGCTGCACCACCAGGTACGATATGTCCAACCGAGACCTGCTAACAGTCATGTTATCAGCATCTTTGATTTGATACTTCAGTAGAAAATGTTAACAATTCTTTCACTCACTTGAGATCCTTCCTCTGTACCGCCTACTATCCTAAATCCAAACCCTGTGTCCTGTCTTACTAACGTCACCAACGTTTCTATCCACTCTATATCAGGCACCATTGGGCATACTAATTCATTAGAATACTGAGGATACCTATAATTTTGATAGTAATGAAATGAtttatgaaaattcaaatttaaattcagtATCACTGAAATATTTACCGTGGTACTGAACTGGAATGTGGTTGCTCATGCTCAAAACTTGTAGTCTCCTTCCGTTTGTCCCATATTTCTCCAGTGTCAACATTTTGCTCTTGACCAATGGAATATACATTGTAATCTTGTTCACTATATTGAGAATGAGACTGGGAAGTATATAATTCTTTGTAGAAATCTGAGTGCAGGCATCCATTTTGCTTCAACATATTCTCGTGATGTGGTATATCAATGGAATATACGTCATTATTTATGTTTAATTTGTCATTTGTAACCCATTCCCTTTTTGCGGAATTTCTTACAGAGTCGTCATCCAAATTTGTCATCGCAACAAAATTATCGGATAAATTTGTAATATTCGCTTTGTATGGGTCAGAATAATACATACCATGTGTATATTCTGAGTATTTGTATCGATTATCGAGTGGATTTAgttcattttcattttgttCGTTCCAGTTCGATCTAATACCACTTGTTGGCGATTTCGGACGATTTCTGGTATCTATGAGTGGTGTTTTTGGTCGACtcggtacaacagtctttgtttGAGTACTATAAATATCAGCAGTAGGTGTTTTACTCCTAAAGAAATCTTGTGAATTCTTCTCTTTCTTATCACTTGATTTCAATGTCGTTCTTTGTACATGTATCAATGCTTCTTCGTTGCGAGGACAATCTTTTAGAACTTGTACTACTTCGGAGTGACACATGTTTCTTACATTAATATCATTTATATTAACTAAAATGTCTCCTTCCATCAAATTTTTACAACGTTGACGATCCAAAATCTTCTTCACTTTTTGACCATGAGCAGAATCCGCTATAGTGAATCCAAATCCCATGGTTCCCTTTACAATTGCAATACTGAGAAATTCAGGTTTGGAAGACATTGGCGAATCTTTACAATCGTTTAAATCATTGCTCTCTGACAACAGAATATCCGTACTACTAGGTCTTTTAATTGTGTTAATTTTATCCGAAATGCAGAGATCTGGCATTGAGTTGACAGAAGTTGTGGCAAGATTTTCACCATTCTGGAGACTATGTACTGGCAAGAATGTAGAGTCCAGGAaattgaaacgaccattactttgaagGGTAGGATCCAAATCCATGTACATCCTGGGATCTTCTGTTAAAATATCTGAGAAAATAGAGTTTATTCTTCTACcaaaaagatataaatacataacATGGTTTTTACCTGGTGCATTAACAGCAATAGTAGTAACAACTTCTGTGTTGGGATCATTTGGATCAAATGGCAATGGATAACCTCTACATACTTCCAATGTAACAGTTTCACCACTACCAATAGATTTAAAAACGTTCACCATTTCATTATGTGTGAATCCCAGAACACATGTATCATTAACATACACCAAAACGTCGCCTGCAATTTTGTttataaaaaactgttctaatgtcATTGTAGACAGATTTTTTAGATAAGCTTATACTTTACCAGTTTGTAATTTTCCATCCAACCATGCTGGTCCATTGGGAACAACACTTTTTATTTGTAAAAATTCTTCTACTGAATCATCTCCACCAACAATGGTAAATCCTAGCCCTCTTGAACTCTTTATCAGAGTAGTTCTTATCCTCTGACCCTTTAGTTTGTCTGGATTTCTTGTAAAGTTAGGACTTTTCCTCTCTCCTAAACCCTGTTGTGCACGTTTTGCTTGCAAAACTGGATTTTCATATTGAGTTCGGCGATTTACATGGTCAATAAAATATGTGCCATAGAGAGTATCATCTATTTTTTCCCAACCATATGGTAATTCATCATCCAAACATTCTTCAAGAGATCGTTTTTGGAATTTAGATAAACGTGggtctaaccagtgtgaagtgccTGTATTATGACTGTAATATAAGCatcaataaataaatcaatattTTATGCAATAATATATTAAATAGAGTCTATTTTCAGCAGTTAATATATGTTATATGTACTCTATAAAATAAACTTCTCCTGTTTCTGTGTATGCCTTCTCCCAATTTGGTGGCAAAGGTCCTAACTGGTCTTCTGTAGCTTGATTACGACTTCTACCGCTTTGCTCTTGGTTGGATATTCCTGTATTTTGTTCAGAACTTGAATTGTACAAATATGTAGGTGGAATACGATGACCGGTTTCATCGTTTCCACTAATTGCTAGTACCTCCTTGTCCATGCTTTCTCCtgtaattgcaattattagtataTAGAACATAtaacatataatataataatatttctaTACCATCATTAGTATTATCAATTGACGTTGTATCCTCTGTTTTTGTAGCCATTTTGTGATTCCTTAAGCTTTACCTTAGTACCCTATCAGATAATTAAATTGGGATATTAAAACTTTGATTTGAAGTCCATAATTTAACTTTAATAAAACACACATATTTTTTTAGTTTTGATCAACTAATAGTGCATAGAAGTTGCATTACACTACAGAGAATCATAAGTTAAcataaaataacattcacagcaGTCGGAAAATACTAGTAATGATATACTATATCAGAACCAtgaattgtatttcatgcgttacGACACCCTTTATGCAACCTTTCCACACATTTTTCACGTTATTTCAGGATTAGTTGCGCGAAGACAGTAATCGCGTTATCCAGACTATCAGTAGTCCCACAGCGACCCGAAAACGCTTTTATCGCGGCGATTCCAAACACATCTGACAGATAAGAGGCGACGAAAACGTTGACAGTGAACGGAAAGTTTATTTTCCGACACTATCGTCCACCGTCATGCACCGTGGACAGGATACCCTAGGCCTCCAGGCATGGACAGGTGTCCGTAGTAAAATTACATAAAGAAGGAGAAGAACAGGGCACACACGGCAGACGTGGATGCATTCTTACGAATGCATTCACCCGAGAAAGCTCGTGCGTAGCCCACATATCGCGCATCATTGAATCACAACTTTCTACctaggaaagttaacgtcacgtcTCCCTGTGTACAACGTAAATATGTTTTTCATCGAAAGACGCGAACGAGAATCCATTCACCTCGCATGCATACCTTAAAGAAACGTTACTTTtttcctctctttctttctACTACATGCTCCCTCACGCTCATACGCGTTCGTAGAACCGAGATCGGGATTGCATGAAAATTCACGAAGTGGGAAATAATGATATAGTAGGAGCTAGGAAAACGCATACGTATTTCTTCGGGATAGCTTTTTTTCAGGGAAAGTTACTTACACTGATTTACAATGATGCAGGGCCCTATTGAGTCGACCATCGTGGATCAGCCGTGTTGATCAGGCTGAAATATTTCGGCACTGAATCACTTCGGGACCGCGGAAATGCTCATCATTTTCGAAATGTTAATGAACAGTGGATACGTGCGAGTGATCGTTGCACAGCTACATCACACACGGTACTGCACTCGAACGCAACATGGGCATTTAACCGACTATTGCAGCTAAAGCGTCATCTTGCAGTTGGATCATGCACTGGGCTTAATGGCGGGATATTTGATCGTACGAATTATAGAAAAGGGTTCGTATTTTCATAACATCTGTTTTATTGTCAACATTTTCaggtattaaacaatatatgttTAGATTATCTGTAGTTCTCAAAGTAAACGAAGTATGCCAGATTTAAAGTCTAAGAAAGTTGGATAAAATTGTAGTCGTCGATAATCCTATACCTGCTTTCCCTATAATGTGTTAAATTATCTAAAAAGCGCATGCTGCTTTCATTATGCAGCTTGGTAAGAACAGGTGGTAGCGGTGTTATTCCTGCAGTGTCCGCAAGATCGTCATAATATTTTTCCTGCATGAATCCCATCATGTGGAAGTGCTTCTTTTGAAGTCCCTCCTTCAGGCGTTTCTCTAATTCATCCCTCTCATCTTTTAACATGTCTGCCTTGGAAGGGAAGTCCTTCACACCGTTCCAATATTTAAGGATAAATCGAACCTAAGAGTTAACAGAGAGCAATTGAATGATCTCAGTAAAGTGGCACCGCTGTAGTattgattattattttcaaccgCACCTGCAGATCGAACATGCTGAAGGCGCAAACGTAGAACGGAAGACCGATCAAAGCGAGGGTGGGATTCTCGATCGATACAAGGTGCTTCCACAATGGCGTTACCATATTTGAATCTACACGTACGCCGCATTTCTCGCTCAAAAATGGGAAACTGTACTTGTATCCTACGATAAGATAATCATCAATACATATCTATAAGTAGAACGTAATAATATGTACCTGTGCAGTAGAAGACTATGTCCACCGAGTCGCTGGAATTATCGGTGAAGCGGACTCCATTTTCGGTCAACTCTTTCACATCCGGtttctaaaaatttgaaaaactttCATAGAATCTTCAGTCACGTGTGtccttattttctttttttcaattACCTGAACAACATTATCAGGAAACACAGTGCCGATTGGGTCCTGCAAGTGATGGCTCAAAAGAACTCGCTTGGCTTTTCTCGATATCTCCAATGCCAAATCCATTCCTATGATTTAAAAATAAGTAATGTGAGAAGGTTCGTGATTAATATCGTGTAATAACATACCAGAAGGGCCTGCTCCAATAACAAGTACGGCCTTATCGGCGAATACTTCAGGAATTCTGTAATCGTGACTGTGCAATTGTTGACCTTGGAAAATACTCTTGCCTTTTATGCTCGGAACACTAGGCtcgaagtaatgaccattgcataCCATGACCGCGTCAAACGAATCGTTTAAAACGACATTCTTCTGCAGATCTTTCACCTTGATCGACCACTTCCGGTCCCCGCTAGAAGGTTCAACTAACTCGACGTTGTGTAAAAACTAAAAAATACATCCTTAGGCATTTTTTCTTCGATAACAAGATAGTATTACTTATCCTTAAGAATTGAGAGGTACCCGAATATACTGGCGAAGTTTAAAATGGTCGCAGTACGAGTTCAAGAAATTAAGTATTTGCGTGCGGGTCAAATAACTTTCAGGAACATCCGGTATGGGATAATCGGGATATCCCATTACTTCCTTAGGAAGGTTCGTTCTACATAATGTAAGCAATTTAGTACACTGCTCAAGACATTAAGTTGTACTCTCGTTTACATGTGGTTTACCTTAGATTTTTGTACATACTGGTATGTATGG contains:
- the LOC143186173 gene encoding uncharacterized protein LOC143186173 — protein: MSTIVRRENRITSPRTIRRVCFAMPRVSGRFVGFRADFFVVFSGLGHAGGRKTRVLEGFNFATLADVTRDLKRHRILGNVRAGFIVGQRLRTIGAVFETRVPG